A genomic segment from Pseudomonas sp. M30-35 encodes:
- a CDS encoding helix-turn-helix domain-containing protein — protein sequence MKVDIESPEQVGELIRASRKAMQIRQDDAAGIIGVSENFLGKVERGAETVQWGKLFQVMQGLGLSVTIEVPENFADDIRKVLADTQKKAATQNNAAQSATSAQTTKAK from the coding sequence ATGAAAGTTGACATCGAATCTCCTGAGCAAGTTGGCGAACTCATACGAGCAAGCCGCAAAGCCATGCAAATCCGCCAGGACGATGCGGCAGGCATTATCGGTGTGTCGGAAAACTTTCTCGGGAAAGTTGAGCGGGGCGCTGAAACAGTACAGTGGGGCAAGTTGTTCCAAGTGATGCAGGGGCTTGGTCTGTCTGTAACGATCGAGGTGCCGGAGAACTTCGCTGACGACATCCGAAAGGTGCTCGCAGACACGCAGAAGAAGGCAGCCACACAAAACAACGCTGCCCAATCCGCAACTTCTGCCCAGACCACTAAGGCGAAATAA